One region of Aurantimonas sp. HBX-1 genomic DNA includes:
- a CDS encoding Zn-dependent hydrolase, producing the protein MSLATNLQIDGDRLWDSLMEMAKIGPGIAGGNNRQTLTDADGEGRRLFQSWCEAAGLTMGVDTMGTMFARREGTDPEALPVYVGSHLDTQPTGGKYDGVLGVLGGLEIIRSLNDLGVKTKHPIVVVNWTNEEGTRFAPAMLASGVFAGVHEEAWAKDRVDAKGKKFGDELKRIGWEGDEPVGQRRMKAFFELHIEQGPILEDEGIDIGVVTHGQGLYWLEVTLTGKESHTGSTPMHKRRNAGLGMARVTELVHEVAMDYQPDAVGAIGHVEVYPNSRNIIAGRCVFTIDIRSPSKATLDEMRERIEDGIDVIAEALDIDVSIDEVGHFDPVTFDAGCVQAVRAAAEALGYSHRDIVSGAGHDACWINRVAPTAMVMCPCVDGLSHNEAEEISKEWATAGANVLMRAVVETARIVE; encoded by the coding sequence ATGAGCCTTGCCACCAATCTCCAGATCGACGGCGACCGCCTCTGGGACTCGCTGATGGAGATGGCGAAGATCGGCCCGGGAATCGCCGGCGGCAACAACCGCCAGACGCTGACCGACGCGGACGGCGAGGGGCGCCGGCTGTTCCAGTCCTGGTGCGAGGCTGCCGGCCTGACGATGGGCGTCGACACGATGGGCACCATGTTCGCCCGGCGCGAAGGCACCGATCCGGAGGCGCTGCCGGTCTATGTCGGCAGCCACCTCGACACGCAGCCGACCGGCGGCAAGTACGACGGCGTGCTCGGCGTCCTGGGCGGCCTCGAGATCATCCGGTCGCTGAACGACCTCGGCGTGAAGACGAAGCATCCGATCGTCGTCGTCAACTGGACGAACGAGGAAGGCACCCGCTTCGCGCCCGCCATGCTCGCCTCCGGCGTCTTCGCCGGCGTCCATGAAGAGGCCTGGGCCAAGGATCGGGTCGACGCGAAGGGCAAGAAGTTCGGGGACGAGCTGAAGCGCATCGGCTGGGAGGGCGACGAGCCCGTCGGCCAGCGCCGGATGAAGGCGTTCTTCGAGCTGCATATCGAGCAGGGGCCGATCCTCGAGGACGAGGGGATCGACATCGGCGTCGTCACCCATGGCCAGGGACTCTACTGGCTCGAGGTGACGCTGACCGGCAAGGAGAGCCATACCGGCTCGACGCCGATGCACAAGCGCCGCAATGCCGGGCTCGGCATGGCGCGCGTCACCGAGCTCGTCCACGAGGTGGCGATGGACTACCAGCCGGACGCCGTCGGCGCGATCGGCCATGTCGAGGTCTATCCCAACTCGCGCAACATCATCGCCGGTCGCTGCGTCTTCACCATCGACATCCGTTCCCCCTCCAAGGCGACGCTGGACGAGATGCGCGAGCGCATCGAGGACGGCATCGACGTGATCGCCGAGGCCCTCGACATCGACGTCTCGATCGACGAGGTCGGGCATTTCGATCCGGTGACCTTCGACGCGGGCTGCGTCCAGGCGGTGCGCGCCGCCGCCGAGGCGCTCGGCTATTCGCATCGCGACATCGTTTCCGGCGCCGGCCACGACGCCTGCTGGATCAATCGCGTCGCGCCGACCGCAATGGTCATGTGCCCCTGCGTCGACGGCCTCAGCCACAACGAGGCGGAGGAAATCTCCAAGGAATGGGCGACCGCCGGCGCCAACGTCCTGATGCGCGCCGTCGTGGAGACCGCGAGGATCGTGGAGTAG
- a CDS encoding antitoxin MazE-like protein produces the protein MSDAERAELLAKGWRPVEVWVPDWDSPAFERRMREDSEAINRVDSRSGELDRLAEEVDDLWIDPAP, from the coding sequence ATGTCGGACGCCGAGCGCGCCGAACTTCTGGCGAAGGGATGGCGGCCGGTGGAGGTATGGGTTCCGGACTGGGACAGCCCGGCCTTTGAAAGACGGATGAGAGAGGACAGCGAGGCCATCAACCGTGTGGACAGTCGGTCGGGAGAGCTCGACCGACTCGCGGAGGAGGTCGACGATCTCTGGATCGATCCGGCCCCATGA
- a CDS encoding type II toxin-antitoxin system PemK/MazF family toxin: MKRGDVVLVSGKGDYGKSRPAVVIQADYFADHLGSLTVVPFTSDLASEISIRVMIEANAANGLRDRSQLMTDKIQTYPRAKVFGPIGTLEADQMVQLDRALIVFLQLAATLFASSQTVPLSSQGTDS, from the coding sequence ATGAAGCGTGGCGACGTGGTCCTCGTTTCGGGCAAGGGGGATTACGGAAAATCCCGACCGGCCGTGGTCATCCAGGCTGACTATTTTGCCGATCATCTGGGAAGCCTGACGGTCGTGCCGTTTACGAGCGACCTGGCGAGTGAAATCTCCATCCGGGTCATGATCGAAGCGAATGCCGCGAATGGTCTGCGGGACCGATCGCAGTTGATGACCGACAAGATCCAGACCTATCCGCGAGCAAAGGTCTTCGGACCGATAGGCACTCTGGAAGCCGATCAGATGGTCCAGTTGGACCGTGCGCTGATTGTCTTCCTGCAGCTTGCCGCAACCCTGTTTGCAAGTTCCCAGACCGTCCCTCTGAGCAGCCAAGGAACCGATTCATGA